Genomic DNA from Hyphomicrobiales bacterium:
GAAGTCTGCCCGGCCGCCGTCCCGGCGGTCTTGTCCGGCCCCAGCTTCGCCGCCGACGTCGCCCGCGGCCTGCCGACCGCGGTGACGCTCGCCTGCGTCGACGATGCGCTCGCCGAGAGCCTCGCCGCCGCTCTCAACCCGCCGACCTTCCGCCCCTATGTGTCGCACGATTTGCGCGGCGCCGAGATCGGCGGGGCGGTCAAGAACGTGTTGGCGATCGCCTGCGGCATCTGCGAGGGCAGGGGGCTCGGCGCCAGCGCCCGCGCCGCCCTGACGACGCGCGGCTTCGCCGAGCTTTCCCGCTTCGGCGCGGCGCTGGGCGCCCACGCGGAGACGCTTGCCGGCCTTTCCGGCCTCGGCGATCTCATCCTCACCTGCAACAGCCCGCAGTCGCGCAACATGTCGCTCGGCATGGCGCTCGGTCGCGGCGAGGCGCTCGACACGGTGCTTGGCGCCCGCCGCTCGGTCAGCGAGGGCGTCTATACGGCGGCCGCCGTCGTGGCGCGGGCGAAGAAGCTCGGCATCGACATGCCGCTGTGCAAGGCCGTCCACGGCATTGTCTCAGGCGTAATCTCCGTCGACGCGGCGATCGACGCCATTCTGGCGCGCCCGCTGAAACGGGAAGGCCCGTGATCGATGCTGGACAGGAGCCGACGGTGACGCCTAGATTTCTGCCGGTTCCCGCGGCACGCAAGGAGAGGCCACAACAGATGCTGTTTGTCGTCATTGCCAATGACAAACCCGGCACTTTCGGCACCCGCAAGGCTACGAGGGAGGCTCATCTCGCCTGGCTGAAGGGGCTCGGGTCCAAGATCAAGATCGCCGGGCCGTTCCTCGATTCCAGCCAGTCGATCATGAATGGCAGTCTGTTGATCATCGAAGCCGAAAACGAAGCCGTGGCCAGGGCGCTCGCCGCCCAGGACCCCTATGCCAAGGCGGGTGTTTTCCGACGGGTCGAGATCAAGCCGTGGCGCTGGGTGGTCAACCCGCCGGGTCAGGCGTGATGGCCCATTGGCTGTTCAAGTCGGAGCCGGGCGCCTGGTCGTGGGACGATCAGGTGGCTGCCGGCAGGACCGGCACCGAGTGGGACGGCGTGCGCAACTATCAGGCGCGCAACAGCATGCAGGCCATGAAGAAGGGCGACCGGGGCTTCTTCTATCATTCGGTCGGAGAGAAGAGCATCGTCGGCATTGTCGAGGTGATCGCCGAGGCGCACCGTGATTCGACGACCGAGGACGAGCGCTGGTCTTGTGTCGACCTGGCCGCCGTCAAGGCGCTGCCGAAGCCGGTCACGCTTGCCGACGTCAAGGCCGCGCCGCGCCTTGCCAGGATGGTTCTCGTCAACAATTCGCGTCTTTCGGTGCAGCCGGTCAGCGATGATGAATGGGCGATCATCTGCGCCATGGGCGGGCTTGAGGGGTGAGGCAGGACATGATCTCGGGAAGGAGGCTCCTTATGGATTTCGCCGGAATGAATTATGCGGCGATCATCGTCGCCGCCATCGTCGGCTTCCTGGCCGGTGCCGTCTGGTACGGCCTTCTCGGCAAGCAGTGGCTCGCCGCTCTCGGCAAGAGCAAGGACGAGATGAAGCCGTCGCCGGGGCCGTTCATTACCTCCGCGGTCGCGCTCATCGTCATGGCCTATGTGCTCGCCGGCACCATCGGCCATCTCGGCGAGGTCAATCTGCGCGCCGGCGTCATATCGGGCGCCATCGTCTGGGCCGGCTTCGCCGCCACCACCATGGCTGTCAACAATGCCTTCCAGGGGGCGAAGGTCACCCTCACCCTGATCGATGCCGGCCACTGGCTTGTGGTGCTGGTGCTGATGGGCGGTGTCATCGGCGCATTCGGCGTCTAGAGCACATGCCAAAGAAGGGTATCCTCGACGGCTTACGCGTGCTCGATCTGACCAGCGTCATTCTCGGTTGCTATGCCACCGAGCTACTCGGCGATCTCGGCGCCGACGTGGTCAAGATCGAGCAGCCGGGCGAGATGGGCGGCGACATCATGCGCTGGGGCGGGCCCACGCCGGCAGGCGGCGCACCGGGCATGGGGCCCTTGTTCATGGCCTATAACCGCAACAAGCGCTCGCTCGGCCTCGACCTCAAGGAAAAAACGGGCCGCGCGGCTCTCCTACGCCTTGGCGCCAAGGCCGACATCTTCGCCAGCAATATGCGGCTTGAAAGCCTCGAGCGCCTCGGGCTCGGCTATGAGGCGCTGAAGGCCGCCCGCGGCGATATCATCTATGTCCATGCCGCAGGCTTCGGCTCCGATGGACCCTATGCCGGCCGTACCGCCTATGACGAGACGGTGCAGGCGGCTGCCGGCATGGCCGATCTCTATCCCCGCGCCTATGGAGAAGATCAGCCGCGCTACCTGCCGACATTGGCCGCCGATAAGACGGTAGCCTTGTTCATGGTCTATGCGAGCCTTGCCGCTCTTTACCACCGCGCCGTGACCGGCGAGGGCCAGTTCGTCGAGGTGCCGATGTTCGAGTGCATGACCCATTACAATATGAGCGAGAATCTCTACGCCCACATCTTTCAGCCGCCGACCGGAGAATATGGTTACAACCGCATCCTCAACTCCGAGCGCCGCCCCTACCGGACCATGGACGGCTGGATCTCGGTCTCGCCCTATACCGACCGCAACTGGCGCGATTTCTTCGCCTTTGCCGGCCGCGAGGCGGAATTTTCGCGCGATTCCCGCTTCAACACTTACGGAGATCGCATCCGCAACATCGCCGCCCTATACGCCATGGTCGAGGAGATCACCGAGACCAGGACCACCGAGGAATGGTTGTCCTTGCTGGCCGAAAAGGGCATTCCGGCAATCCGTGTGAACCGCCTCGACACGATCATGGACGACCCGCACCTTGCCGCCACAGGCTTCTTCGCGGTCAGCCGGCACCCGAGCCAGGGCGCAGTCGTCGACATGAAACATCCGGTGCGTTTTTCCGCCACCCCGGCCGAGGCCCGCCGACCGGCGCCGCGGCTCGGGGCGCACAATGACGAGGTTTTCGCCGACTGGGGAGTCGACGCCCCGCACGCGGAGGAAAGAGGCGGCGGAAGCTGACCGCCCTGCCAAAGTTTGACCGGGCCACGGTTGTCGGAGCATAAACGCCCCACCATAATGCGCCCACACTCTTGTCGCCCTTGGGGGAGGAAGGTTCATGTCGGAGCGAAAAATTCACCCGGTGCCGCGCGCATGGGCGAAAAGCGCCTATATCGACAATGCCACATATCTGAAGATGTACGAGGAATCGGTCACAAACCCGGCCAGGTTCTGGGGCCGCGAGGGCAAACGCATCGACTGGATCAAGCCTTACAGCAAGGTCAAGAACACCAGCTTC
This window encodes:
- a CDS encoding NAD(P)H-dependent glycerol-3-phosphate dehydrogenase, translated to MERINRIGIVGGGAWGTALATVADRAGREVLIWAREAEVVDDINARHVNSLFLPGIALKPAIRATGALAELAGHDALLLVTPAQALRAVAGDLRPHLPEGKPLVICAKGIEQTTGSFLSDVLAEVCPAAVPAVLSGPSFAADVARGLPTAVTLACVDDALAESLAAALNPPTFRPYVSHDLRGAEIGGAVKNVLAIACGICEGRGLGASARAALTTRGFAELSRFGAALGAHAETLAGLSGLGDLILTCNSPQSRNMSLGMALGRGEALDTVLGARRSVSEGVYTAAAVVARAKKLGIDMPLCKAVHGIVSGVISVDAAIDAILARPLKREGP
- a CDS encoding YciI family protein encodes the protein MLFVVIANDKPGTFGTRKATREAHLAWLKGLGSKIKIAGPFLDSSQSIMNGSLLIIEAENEAVARALAAQDPYAKAGVFRRVEIKPWRWVVNPPGQA
- a CDS encoding EVE domain-containing protein — translated: MAHWLFKSEPGAWSWDDQVAAGRTGTEWDGVRNYQARNSMQAMKKGDRGFFYHSVGEKSIVGIVEVIAEAHRDSTTEDERWSCVDLAAVKALPKPVTLADVKAAPRLARMVLVNNSRLSVQPVSDDEWAIICAMGGLEG
- a CDS encoding DUF1761 domain-containing protein, producing the protein MDFAGMNYAAIIVAAIVGFLAGAVWYGLLGKQWLAALGKSKDEMKPSPGPFITSAVALIVMAYVLAGTIGHLGEVNLRAGVISGAIVWAGFAATTMAVNNAFQGAKVTLTLIDAGHWLVVLVLMGGVIGAFGV
- a CDS encoding CoA transferase, with the protein product MPKKGILDGLRVLDLTSVILGCYATELLGDLGADVVKIEQPGEMGGDIMRWGGPTPAGGAPGMGPLFMAYNRNKRSLGLDLKEKTGRAALLRLGAKADIFASNMRLESLERLGLGYEALKAARGDIIYVHAAGFGSDGPYAGRTAYDETVQAAAGMADLYPRAYGEDQPRYLPTLAADKTVALFMVYASLAALYHRAVTGEGQFVEVPMFECMTHYNMSENLYAHIFQPPTGEYGYNRILNSERRPYRTMDGWISVSPYTDRNWRDFFAFAGREAEFSRDSRFNTYGDRIRNIAALYAMVEEITETRTTEEWLSLLAEKGIPAIRVNRLDTIMDDPHLAATGFFAVSRHPSQGAVVDMKHPVRFSATPAEARRPAPRLGAHNDEVFADWGVDAPHAEERGGGS